One genomic segment of Mastomys coucha isolate ucsf_1 unplaced genomic scaffold, UCSF_Mcou_1 pScaffold22, whole genome shotgun sequence includes these proteins:
- the Rhbdd2 gene encoding rhomboid domain-containing protein 2 produces the protein MAVRGPASRFWCSCPEVPSATFFTALLSLLVSGPRLFLLQSPLAPSGLSLRSEALRNWQVYRLVTYIFVYENPVSLLCGAIIIWRFAGNFERTVGTVRHCFFTLIFTVFSAIIYLSFESVSSLSKLGEVEDARGFTPVAFAMLGVTSVRSRMRRALVFGVVVPSVLVPWLLLCASWLIPQTSFLSNVSGLLIGLSFGLTYCYSLDLSEGVALKLDQKFPFSIMRRIPLFKYISGSSAERRAAQSRRLNPAPGSYPTQSCHLHLTPSYPVTQMQHSSGQKLASWPPGHMPSLPPYQPASSMYYVQNHFDPNPNASSVYPASAGNSQGVQPPSPISCPGTEYSGALGTPGAPGSKESSKVAVP, from the exons ATGGCGGTCCGGGGGCCCGCGAGTCGCTTCTGGTGCTCGTGTCCCGAGGTGCCCTCCGCCACATTCTTCACCGCCCTGCTCTCGTTGCTGGTGTCGGGCCCCCGCCTGTTCCTGCTGCAGTCGCCTCTGGCGCCCTCGGGGCTGTCTCTGCGCTCCGAGGCCCTGCGCAACTGGCAAG TTTACAGGCTGGTGACCTACATCTTCGTCTACGAGAACCCGGTCTCCCTGCTCTGTGGCGCCATCATCATCTGGCGCTTTGCTGGCAACTTTGAGAGGACCGTGGGCACCGTCCGCCATTGCTTCTTCACCTTGATCTTTACGGTCTTCTCCGCCATCATCTACCTGTCATTTGAGTCTGTGTCATCACTGTCTAAGCTGGGAGAGGTGGAGGATGCCAGAGGGTTCACCCCAGTAGCTTTTGCCATGCTGGGAGTCACCTCGGTCCGCTCTCGCATGAGGCGGGCCCTGGTGTTCGGTGTGGTGGTGCCTTCCGTCCTTGTGCCATGGCTGCTGCTGTGTGCCTCCTGGCTCATCCCTCAGACCTCCTTCCTCAGTAACGTCTCTGGCCTTTTGATCGGCCTATCTT TTGGCCTCACCTACTGCTACTCCCTTGACCTCTCTGAGGGAGTAGCCCTGAAGCTTGATCAGAAGTTCCCCTTCAGCATCATGAGGAGGATTCCCTTGTTCAAGTACATCTCAGGTTCTTCTGCCGAAAGAAGAGCAGCCCAGAGCCGTAG GCTGAACCCTGCACCTGGCTCCTACCCCACACAGAGTTGCCACCTTCATCTGACTCCAAGTTACCCCGTCACCCAGATGCAACATTCCAGTGGCCAGAAACTGGCCTCCTGGCCTCCTGGACACATGCCCAGCCTACCTCCATACCAACCTGCCTCGAGCATGTATTATGTGCAGAACCACTTTGATCCTAACCCCAATGCCTCCAGTGTGTACCCAGCTTCTGCAGGGAACTCCCAGGGGGTGCAGCCTCCCTCCCCTATTAGCTGTCCTGGCACTGAGTATTCTGGAGCCCTGGGCACCCCAGGGGCTCCAGGCTCCAAGGAGTCTTCCAAGGTAGCTGTGCCCTAA